The following coding sequences are from one Vicugna pacos chromosome 11, VicPac4, whole genome shotgun sequence window:
- the LOC107033823 gene encoding zinc finger protein 39-like: protein MHGLVPFEDLSPTFTWEEWQDLDDTQRTLYRGVMLETYSSLVSLGRCITKPEVLIKLEQGAEPWTVKEPPD from the exons ATGCATG GGCTGGTGCCATTTGAGGATCTGTCTCCGACCTTCACCTGGGAGGAGTGGCAGGACCTGGATGATACTCAGAGGACCCTGTACAGGGGTGTGATGCTGGAGACCTACAGTAGCCTGGTGTCACTGG GGCGTTGCATTACCAAACCTGAGGTGCTCATCAAGTTGGAGCAAGGAGCAGAGCCATGGACTGTAAAAGAGCCCCCAGACTAG